A single Rhodothermales bacterium DNA region contains:
- a CDS encoding Tm-1-like ATP-binding domain-containing protein, which translates to MANIVIIGALDTKGTEVLFVKQQIEARGHRTVVIDSGVLGDPLFRADVTRQEVASAGGADLEKLRAANDRGQAVIAMTQGAAAIVQRLHEQGKVDAIIGMGGGAGTTVGTAAMRALPLGIPKVMVSTLASGDTRPFVGVKDIMMVPSIVDISGLNGIARGVFTRAAAAVCGMVEADIPEGDDKPTITASMFGNTTKCVERARTHFEAAGYELLVFHAVGSGGMTMESLIESGQIAGVFDVTLTEWADELLGGVMSAGPTRLDAAARSGTPAVYAPGCVDIVNFWEPDSVPVALRDRRIYHHNAKQTLVRTDIDDNAKLGKIFAEKFNAATGPVAVYLPLKAVSVISEPGGPYHWPEADAALFDALRSNLRKDIPVYEFDTIINDPIFADAMAEGLLAMIEDGRS; encoded by the coding sequence ATGGCTAACATTGTCATCATCGGTGCGCTCGATACGAAAGGCACCGAGGTTCTTTTCGTCAAGCAACAGATCGAGGCCCGCGGGCATCGCACCGTCGTCATCGACTCCGGCGTCCTCGGCGACCCGCTTTTCCGGGCGGACGTGACGCGGCAGGAAGTCGCCTCGGCCGGCGGCGCCGATCTCGAAAAGCTGCGCGCCGCCAACGACCGCGGCCAGGCCGTGATCGCCATGACGCAAGGCGCGGCCGCCATCGTGCAGCGGCTCCACGAACAGGGCAAGGTCGACGCCATCATCGGGATGGGCGGCGGCGCCGGCACGACGGTGGGCACCGCGGCGATGCGGGCCCTGCCGCTCGGCATCCCGAAGGTGATGGTCTCCACCCTGGCGAGCGGCGATACGCGGCCTTTCGTGGGCGTGAAGGACATCATGATGGTGCCGTCCATCGTCGACATCAGCGGCCTGAACGGCATCGCGCGCGGCGTGTTCACGCGCGCCGCCGCCGCCGTATGCGGGATGGTCGAAGCCGATATTCCCGAGGGCGACGACAAGCCGACGATCACGGCGTCGATGTTCGGCAACACGACCAAATGCGTCGAGCGGGCGCGGACGCACTTCGAGGCGGCCGGCTACGAGCTGCTGGTCTTCCACGCCGTCGGGTCGGGGGGGATGACGATGGAGAGTCTGATCGAATCCGGCCAGATCGCCGGCGTCTTCGATGTGACGCTCACCGAATGGGCGGACGAGCTGCTCGGCGGCGTCATGTCCGCCGGCCCCACGCGGCTCGATGCCGCGGCCCGCAGCGGGACGCCGGCGGTGTACGCCCCCGGCTGCGTCGACATCGTCAATTTCTGGGAGCCCGACTCGGTGCCGGTGGCGCTCCGCGACCGCCGGATCTACCACCATAATGCCAAACAAACGCTGGTCCGCACCGACATCGACGACAACGCGAAGCTCGGGAAGATCTTCGCCGAGAAGTTCAACGCGGCGACCGGGCCGGTGGCGGTATATCTCCCGCTCAAGGCCGTTTCCGTGATTTCGGAGCCCGGCGGCCCCTACCACTGGCCGGAGGCCGACGCGGCCCTGTTCGACGCCCTGCGCTCGAACCTCCGCAAGGACATCCCGGTCTACGAATTCGACACCATCATCAACGACCCCATCTTTGCCGACGCCATGGCCGAAGGCCTGCTGGCGATGATCGAAGATGGAAGATCGTAA
- a CDS encoding sugar phosphate isomerase/epimerase family protein, translating to MDRRTFLQRSSLVALTAPLWSCAPKESGTEAAATGASNDAAKLARIGITTVCIRSYFEKTRTMLAEPNSAPTINLEAAPQFIYDHFGLRNVEVWDYQFDDLSLAYCERVRAAAEKIGSRIANIQVDVLADLSDPNPTQRALGVTQAKEWVDRAVAMGVPNFRVNTGGKEGQEFKLAETVESFRQIADYAGEKGVIVLVENHVGFSMDIDKVVAIVSTLNHPNCKTLADYGNTPAGTTQDRIDGLKKLFPWLQFVSAKGTGFNDQLEHSDYDFAALVRATEESGYRGIYSIEMWPDADSQPPADPIKAGNWMKDQLLANISA from the coding sequence ATGGATCGCCGAACGTTTTTGCAACGGAGTAGTCTGGTGGCGCTGACGGCCCCCCTGTGGTCGTGCGCGCCGAAGGAATCTGGCACCGAAGCGGCCGCCACCGGCGCGTCGAATGACGCGGCGAAGCTGGCGCGTATCGGCATCACGACCGTTTGCATCCGCTCGTATTTCGAGAAGACGCGCACGATGCTGGCGGAGCCCAACTCGGCTCCCACCATCAACCTCGAAGCCGCGCCGCAGTTTATCTACGACCACTTCGGCCTCCGGAACGTGGAGGTGTGGGATTATCAGTTCGACGACCTGTCGCTCGCCTATTGCGAGCGGGTTCGTGCCGCGGCGGAGAAGATCGGTTCGCGCATCGCCAACATCCAGGTGGATGTGCTCGCGGACCTGTCGGATCCGAACCCCACCCAGCGCGCGCTGGGCGTGACCCAGGCGAAGGAGTGGGTCGACCGCGCGGTGGCGATGGGCGTGCCGAACTTCCGCGTCAACACCGGCGGCAAGGAAGGCCAGGAATTCAAGCTCGCCGAGACGGTCGAATCGTTCCGGCAGATCGCCGACTACGCCGGCGAAAAGGGCGTGATCGTCCTCGTCGAAAACCATGTCGGGTTCAGCATGGACATCGACAAGGTGGTGGCCATCGTCTCGACGCTCAACCATCCGAACTGCAAGACGCTCGCGGACTACGGCAACACGCCGGCGGGCACGACGCAGGACCGGATCGACGGGCTCAAGAAGCTCTTCCCGTGGCTGCAGTTCGTGTCGGCCAAGGGCACGGGCTTCAACGATCAGCTGGAGCATAGCGACTACGACTTCGCCGCGCTCGTGCGCGCCACGGAGGAGTCGGGGTACCGGGGCATCTATTCGATCGAGATGTGGCCCGACGCCGACAGCCAGCCGCCGGCCGACCCGATCAAGGCCGGCAACTGGATGAAGGATCAGCTCCTTGCCAACATCAGCGCGTGA
- a CDS encoding sugar phosphate isomerase/epimerase family protein, with translation MNRRVFIQQSGLVAASAAFWSCSPGDAPSAAASADAKLARIGITTVSLRSRFAQTHEMMAEPYEGPMLNLETAPAYIAGELGLHNVEVWERQFDDTSIAYCERVRAAAERAGSRITNIQVSGLANLSSMDADERAQGVTQAREWVDRAVAIGAPSIRVDAGGRAGDPFDLAVTVDSYRRIVDYAGSKGVVILVENHSGFTRDIDTVVAIIEAIESPNCRALADYGNTPAGSIEDRIAGLQKMLPYLAFVSAKGTGFDEQMRHSDYDFAALVRATEASGYRGIYSIEMWPDADSPPPADPLRAAGWMKDQLIANIGA, from the coding sequence ATGAACCGTCGCGTCTTTATTCAGCAGAGCGGCCTCGTCGCGGCTTCCGCCGCGTTCTGGTCGTGTTCGCCGGGCGATGCCCCCTCGGCGGCGGCCTCGGCCGATGCGAAGCTCGCCCGTATCGGGATCACCACGGTGAGCCTGCGGTCGCGCTTCGCGCAGACCCACGAGATGATGGCGGAGCCCTACGAGGGGCCGATGCTGAATCTGGAAACAGCGCCGGCGTACATCGCCGGCGAGCTGGGGCTGCACAATGTCGAGGTCTGGGAGCGCCAGTTCGACGATACCTCCATCGCCTACTGCGAGCGGGTGCGGGCCGCCGCCGAGCGGGCCGGCTCCCGGATCACGAACATCCAGGTGAGCGGGCTGGCGAATCTGTCGTCGATGGACGCCGACGAGCGGGCGCAGGGCGTTACCCAGGCCAGGGAGTGGGTCGACCGCGCCGTGGCGATTGGCGCGCCCAGCATCCGTGTCGACGCCGGCGGACGCGCGGGCGACCCGTTCGATCTTGCGGTGACGGTCGATTCGTATCGCCGGATCGTCGATTATGCGGGTAGCAAGGGCGTCGTCATCCTCGTCGAAAACCACAGCGGCTTCACGCGGGACATCGATACGGTCGTCGCCATCATCGAGGCCATCGAAAGCCCGAACTGCCGCGCCCTGGCCGACTACGGCAACACGCCGGCGGGAAGCATCGAGGACCGGATCGCCGGGTTGCAGAAGATGCTGCCGTACCTGGCCTTCGTCTCGGCGAAGGGGACGGGGTTCGACGAGCAGATGAGGCATTCCGACTACGACTTTGCCGCGCTCGTCCGCGCCACCGAGGCCTCCGGGTACCGGGGTATTTATTCGATCGAGATGTGGCCCGACGCCGATAGTCCGCCGCCGGCCGATCCGCTGCGTGCCGCGGGCTGGATGAAGGACCAGCTGATCGCCAACATCGGCGCCTGA
- a CDS encoding CoA-acylating methylmalonate-semialdehyde dehydrogenase, with the protein MKNYIAGEWRKSSAVEAFPVINPATGEELGRTPLSPASEVDAAAQAAAAAFPAWRRVPVADRIQYLFKLKGLLEEHFDDISRTITLECGKTLAESRGEMRRAIENVEVACGAPIMMQGYNSEDIARGIDETMIRQPLGVVAIIAPFNFPGMIPFWFLPYAIATGNTVVIKPSERVPMTMQKVFGLIETLGLPPGVVNLVNGGRDVVNAILDHPTIKAVSFVGSTAVARHVYSRATANGKRAQCQGGAKNPVVVLPDADLGKATEIIADSAFGCAGQRCLATSMAFVVGEARKPFMEAMRDRAASRKTGFGLEEGVLMGPVISSQSKSRVETLVDQALKDGARAVVDGRQPAIAGYPDGYFVAPTILEELPFESAVASTEIFGPVLSVHYMDDIESAIARVNAGSYGNQASLFTGSGASARRFKYEADAGNIGINIGVAAPMAFFPFSGARESFFGDLHGQGRDSFEFYTKKKVVVERWPDTWSRTF; encoded by the coding sequence ATGAAGAATTACATAGCAGGCGAGTGGCGGAAGTCCTCCGCCGTAGAAGCGTTTCCGGTCATCAATCCCGCGACCGGTGAGGAACTGGGGCGCACCCCGCTGTCGCCGGCCTCGGAAGTCGACGCCGCCGCGCAGGCCGCCGCGGCCGCTTTCCCCGCATGGCGCCGCGTGCCCGTCGCCGACCGCATCCAGTACCTGTTCAAGCTGAAGGGTTTGCTCGAGGAGCACTTCGACGACATCTCCCGCACCATCACCCTCGAGTGCGGGAAGACCCTTGCGGAGTCCCGCGGCGAGATGCGCCGGGCGATCGAAAACGTCGAGGTCGCGTGCGGCGCCCCGATCATGATGCAGGGCTACAACTCGGAAGACATCGCCCGGGGCATCGACGAGACCATGATCCGGCAGCCGCTGGGTGTCGTGGCCATCATCGCGCCGTTCAACTTTCCGGGGATGATCCCCTTCTGGTTCCTGCCCTACGCGATTGCGACGGGCAACACCGTCGTGATCAAACCCTCCGAACGCGTTCCGATGACGATGCAGAAGGTGTTCGGTCTCATCGAGACGCTCGGCCTGCCGCCCGGGGTGGTGAACCTCGTCAACGGTGGGCGCGACGTGGTCAACGCCATCCTCGATCACCCCACCATCAAGGCGGTGAGCTTCGTCGGTTCGACCGCCGTCGCCCGCCACGTGTATTCGCGCGCCACGGCGAACGGAAAACGCGCCCAGTGTCAGGGCGGCGCGAAAAACCCCGTCGTGGTGCTTCCGGATGCGGATCTGGGCAAGGCGACGGAGATCATCGCCGACAGCGCCTTCGGCTGCGCCGGCCAGCGATGCCTGGCCACCTCGATGGCGTTCGTCGTCGGCGAGGCCCGCAAGCCGTTCATGGAGGCCATGCGCGATCGCGCGGCGTCCCGGAAGACCGGCTTCGGCCTGGAGGAAGGGGTGCTGATGGGGCCCGTGATCTCGTCGCAGAGCAAATCGCGTGTGGAGACGCTAGTCGATCAGGCGCTGAAGGACGGCGCGCGCGCCGTGGTCGACGGCCGCCAGCCGGCGATCGCCGGCTACCCGGACGGCTATTTCGTGGCGCCGACGATTCTGGAGGAACTGCCGTTCGAGAGCGCGGTCGCCTCGACGGAGATCTTCGGGCCGGTGCTGTCGGTCCATTACATGGACGACATCGAGTCCGCCATCGCCCGCGTCAACGCCGGCTCGTACGGCAACCAGGCGTCGCTCTTTACCGGCAGCGGCGCGAGCGCGCGGCGGTTCAAATACGAAGCCGACGCCGGCAACATCGGCATCAACATCGGCGTCGCCGCGCCGATGGCCTTCTTCCCGTTCAGCGGCGCCCGCGAGAGCTTTTTCGGCGACCTGCACGGGCAGGGCCGCGATTCGTTCGAGTTCTACACGAAAAAGAAAGTGGTCGTCGAACGCTGGCCCGATACGTGGTCCCGCACGTTCTAA
- a CDS encoding cyclase family protein, with protein sequence MSRLIDLSMPVHPDMITFPRVPPPVMVIYETWEEFAERIGAAKHGATWLTGSYYVTTSDHVGTHVDAVKHLRGPKSPGPEGIPLEYCYSDGVVLDFRHKEKGYGITPEDIDEALAKINYTLKEKDIVLIQTGASAYNTEQRYLTDHCGMTGEATRHLIKQGVRMMGTDAVTFDPPVWAMFERKKFWEAHRVMLDEDYWHMENLMNLDQLPPHGFKLSVFPVKWVGTTAAPIRAVAILEG encoded by the coding sequence ATGAGCCGTCTCATCGACCTTTCCATGCCTGTCCATCCCGACATGATCACGTTTCCGCGGGTACCGCCGCCGGTGATGGTGATCTATGAAACCTGGGAGGAGTTCGCCGAGCGGATCGGCGCCGCGAAACACGGGGCCACGTGGCTCACCGGCAGCTACTACGTGACGACGAGCGACCACGTGGGCACGCACGTCGACGCCGTCAAGCACCTCCGGGGTCCGAAGTCGCCCGGGCCGGAAGGCATCCCGCTCGAGTACTGCTACAGCGACGGGGTCGTGCTGGACTTCCGCCACAAGGAAAAAGGCTACGGCATCACGCCCGAGGACATCGACGAGGCGCTCGCGAAGATCAATTATACCTTGAAGGAGAAGGACATCGTCCTGATCCAGACCGGCGCTTCGGCCTACAACACCGAACAGCGGTACCTCACGGACCATTGCGGCATGACAGGGGAAGCGACGCGGCACCTCATCAAGCAGGGCGTACGGATGATGGGCACCGATGCGGTCACGTTCGATCCGCCCGTGTGGGCGATGTTCGAGCGGAAGAAGTTCTGGGAGGCGCACCGGGTGATGCTGGACGAGGATTACTGGCATATGGAGAACCTGATGAACCTCGACCAGCTTCCCCCGCACGGCTTCAAGCTCTCCGTCTTCCCGGTCAAGTGGGTCGGCACGACCGCCGCGCCGATCCGCGCCGTGGCCATCCTCGAAGGGTGA
- a CDS encoding SRPBCC family protein: MAFKIEERFEIQAPIGRVWDYLVDPPRVVSCLPGAELTEVVDEKTYTGRVRVKVGPVAASYKGTARLEEVNEADRIMRLSGEGKEATGAGTAKMNMTGRLSAGADGTTLLDVEAEIDVAGKMAQFGRGLMEDVSRQLFKQFGACMQATLAQAVVEDAVPEPTPAAAAPTPAAAPVTPTPPAPAPRPVGVVSLVLRALWGRVKRAFGGR; the protein is encoded by the coding sequence ATGGCATTCAAGATCGAGGAACGGTTTGAGATTCAGGCGCCCATCGGGCGTGTGTGGGACTACCTGGTAGATCCACCGCGTGTCGTCTCATGTCTCCCCGGAGCCGAGCTGACCGAGGTGGTCGACGAGAAGACCTACACCGGTCGCGTCCGTGTCAAGGTGGGCCCCGTGGCCGCGTCGTACAAGGGGACCGCGCGCCTCGAAGAGGTGAACGAGGCCGACCGCATCATGCGGCTCTCCGGTGAAGGGAAAGAGGCTACCGGCGCTGGAACGGCGAAAATGAACATGACGGGGCGGCTTTCGGCCGGGGCCGACGGAACGACGCTGCTCGATGTCGAAGCCGAGATCGACGTCGCCGGCAAGATGGCGCAGTTCGGGCGGGGGCTGATGGAGGATGTGTCGCGCCAGTTGTTCAAGCAGTTCGGCGCGTGCATGCAGGCGACGCTCGCGCAGGCTGTCGTGGAGGATGCGGTGCCGGAGCCGACGCCGGCCGCGGCTGCTCCAACGCCTGCCGCCGCGCCCGTGACCCCCACGCCGCCGGCTCCCGCGCCCCGGCCCGTCGGTGTGGTTTCGCTCGTGCTCCGGGCACTCTGGGGACGGGTAAAACGCGCCTTCGGCGGACGCTAG
- a CDS encoding aminotransferase class I/II-fold pyridoxal phosphate-dependent enzyme, producing MKPESLHLETLLAHYAEDRAAHAGAVVPPIYQNSLFTFESWEAIDAAFDDRVANSIYTRGRNPTVALVEEKIARLAGGDRARLFASGMAAISSAVMHCVDAGDHIVTVKNIYGPANNLMNVFLRRKMGVETTFVAGDRVEDFEAAITDRTRLIYLESPSSAVFGLQDIAAVAALARSRGIRTIIDNTWATPVFQQPLALGIDFEVHSCSKYLGGHSDIVAGVVIGREDEMRTLAVREYELLGGKMAPFEAWLILRSLRTLPMRMRQHQENALAVAHYLAAHPRIRQVRYPGLTSFPQYDLGRRQMSGYSGLLGFTLDTDDLPSIKRFFNGLEIFQIGVSWGGHESLIYAPAISYLKELPPEQFAGLGIAMGDMRISVGLEHADDLIADLDQALAGSGI from the coding sequence ATGAAACCCGAATCGCTCCATCTCGAAACCCTCCTGGCGCACTACGCCGAAGACCGCGCGGCCCACGCCGGCGCCGTCGTCCCCCCGATCTACCAGAACTCGCTTTTCACCTTCGAAAGCTGGGAAGCGATCGATGCGGCGTTCGACGATCGGGTAGCGAACAGCATCTACACGCGGGGCCGCAACCCGACCGTCGCGCTCGTCGAGGAAAAGATCGCCCGGCTGGCCGGCGGCGACCGCGCCCGGCTCTTCGCCTCGGGCATGGCCGCGATCTCGTCGGCCGTGATGCATTGCGTCGACGCCGGCGACCATATCGTCACCGTAAAAAACATCTACGGGCCGGCGAACAACCTGATGAACGTCTTTTTACGCCGCAAGATGGGGGTGGAGACGACCTTCGTCGCCGGCGATCGGGTGGAGGACTTCGAGGCGGCGATCACGGATCGAACGCGGCTCATCTATCTCGAAAGCCCGTCGTCTGCCGTTTTCGGCCTGCAGGACATCGCGGCCGTCGCCGCCCTGGCGCGCTCGCGGGGGATCCGGACGATCATCGACAACACCTGGGCGACGCCGGTTTTCCAGCAGCCGCTGGCCCTCGGGATCGATTTCGAGGTGCATTCCTGTTCCAAATACCTCGGCGGCCACAGCGACATCGTGGCCGGCGTGGTCATCGGCCGGGAAGACGAGATGCGGACCCTCGCCGTGCGCGAATACGAGTTGCTGGGCGGCAAAATGGCGCCGTTCGAGGCCTGGCTGATCCTGCGCAGCCTCCGCACGCTCCCCATGCGGATGCGCCAGCACCAGGAAAACGCCCTCGCCGTGGCCCACTATCTCGCCGCGCATCCCCGCATCCGGCAGGTGCGTTACCCCGGGCTGACGTCGTTTCCCCAGTACGACCTCGGCCGGCGGCAAATGAGCGGCTACAGCGGTCTGCTGGGGTTCACCCTGGACACCGACGACCTGCCGTCGATCAAGCGCTTTTTCAACGGGCTCGAAATCTTCCAGATCGGCGTCAGCTGGGGCGGGCACGAAAGCCTCATCTATGCGCCGGCGATCAGCTACCTGAAGGAGCTGCCCCCCGAACAGTTCGCCGGGCTGGGCATCGCCATGGGCGACATGCGGATCTCGGTCGGGCTCGAACACGCCGACGACCTGATCGCGGACCTGGATCAGGCGCTCGCCGGGTCGGGGATATAG
- a CDS encoding SDR family oxidoreductase, whose amino-acid sequence MTIFEKLFRLDGKAALVTGGYGGFGAAVCEGLAEMGAGIAVAGHNAEKAEHFAGQLRAKGVNAIAAPFDACSMEDTHRMTDAVAKHFGRLDVLVNTVGGNTHAELADEVTEEGFGKVLELNLTSAMYQAQAAAKHMKASGGGKQVHFGSVRGLLALRGKGFAAYCASKAGLTVLCKQLAGEWAPDKINVNVLSPTFIRTEQSARFLADKAFYDSVVSRIPVGRVGETLDIVGATLFFASPAADFITGQTLYLDGGLTATQ is encoded by the coding sequence ATGACGATATTCGAAAAACTCTTCCGGCTCGACGGTAAGGCCGCGCTGGTCACCGGCGGATACGGCGGCTTCGGCGCCGCGGTGTGCGAAGGCCTCGCCGAAATGGGCGCCGGCATCGCCGTGGCCGGCCATAACGCCGAAAAAGCCGAACACTTTGCCGGGCAGCTGCGGGCCAAGGGCGTCAATGCAATCGCCGCCCCCTTCGACGCCTGCTCGATGGAGGATACCCACCGCATGACCGACGCCGTGGCGAAGCATTTCGGCCGGCTGGACGTCCTGGTCAACACCGTCGGCGGCAACACGCACGCTGAACTGGCCGATGAGGTCACCGAGGAAGGCTTCGGCAAGGTGCTCGAGCTCAATCTCACCAGCGCCATGTACCAGGCGCAGGCCGCGGCGAAACACATGAAGGCCTCCGGGGGCGGCAAGCAGGTGCATTTCGGCTCCGTGCGCGGCCTGCTGGCGCTGCGCGGCAAGGGCTTCGCGGCGTATTGCGCGTCCAAGGCCGGCCTCACCGTGCTCTGCAAACAGCTCGCCGGCGAGTGGGCGCCGGACAAGATCAATGTCAACGTCCTTTCGCCCACGTTCATCCGCACCGAGCAGTCGGCGCGGTTCCTGGCGGACAAGGCGTTTTACGACAGCGTCGTCTCGCGCATCCCCGTCGGGCGCGTCGGCGAGACGCTGGACATCGTCGGCGCCACGCTGTTTTTTGCGTCGCCGGCGGCCGACTTCATCACGGGGCAGACGCTGTATCTCGATGGCGGCCTCACCGCCACCCAATAG